In the Lascolabacillus massiliensis genome, one interval contains:
- the rpmI gene encoding 50S ribosomal protein L35, whose product MPKMKTNSGAKKRFALTGSGKIKRKHAFKSHILTKKSKKRKRNLTKTGLVNKADLNSIKTLLALK is encoded by the coding sequence ATGCCAAAAATGAAGACTAACTCCGGTGCCAAAAAGAGGTTCGCCCTTACCGGATCAGGAAAAATCAAGAGGAAGCATGCTTTTAAAAGTCACATTCTGACTAAAAAAAGCAAGAAGCGTAAGAGAAATCTTACTAAAACAGGCCTTGTAAACAAAGCTGACCTAAACAGTATTAAAACACTATTAGCTTTGAAATAA
- the rplT gene encoding 50S ribosomal protein L20 has protein sequence MPRSVNHVASRNRRKKILKLTRGYIGARKNVWTVAKNTWEKGLTYAYRDRKNKKRNFRALWIQRINAAARENGMSYSRLMGALHKNEIDINRKVLADLAMNHPEAFKAIVDKVK, from the coding sequence ATGCCAAGATCAGTAAATCATGTTGCATCGCGCAACAGAAGGAAAAAAATCCTAAAATTAACTAGAGGCTATATAGGTGCACGCAAGAATGTGTGGACAGTAGCCAAAAACACGTGGGAAAAAGGTCTTACTTATGCCTATCGTGACCGCAAAAACAAAAAACGCAACTTCAGAGCTCTATGGATACAGCGTATTAATGCTGCTGCTCGTGAAAACGGTATGTCTTATTCACGCCTGATGGGTGCGCTTCATAAAAATGAAATCGATATCAACCGCAAAGTTCTTGCCGATTTGGCAATGAATCATCCGGAAGCTTTTAAAGCAATTGTTGATAAGGTAAAATAA
- a CDS encoding glycoside hydrolase family 43 protein produces the protein MLTRKLFNRIGLALIFSLLLTGCNSASGKKSVSTVYKNPLPVEFGDPFILSASDGKYYMYGTGGTDKGFVAYSSENLADWTLVGQVYDGSEPDSWTLKNYWAPEVYEIDNKYYMFFSADWKVNPTNELENFRIGVAVSDSPAGPFKEVSDKPLFDPGYPIIDANILRHEGKTYLYYSRCCYKHPVKSEVADWARTVGLFNEVEESWVYGVEISNDFTTVIGEPVLLLQPPYEMSNPQTEWESRSVTNGEVNRRWTEGSFAFEHKGKIYMMYSANYFGGEHYAVGYAISDNPLGPFVKAKENPVLEKNISKGGEVTGTGHNMVFRSKDNSKMYCVYHGRTEKTGSERVVFIDEMWIDELGRLIVDGPSTHEKEF, from the coding sequence ATGTTGACAAGAAAATTATTTAACAGAATAGGTCTCGCACTTATTTTTTCTTTATTACTAACAGGATGTAATTCAGCTTCAGGCAAGAAATCGGTTTCAACAGTATACAAAAATCCATTACCTGTGGAGTTTGGCGATCCTTTTATATTATCTGCTTCTGATGGTAAATACTACATGTATGGTACAGGAGGTACTGACAAGGGATTTGTTGCTTACAGTTCGGAGAATCTGGCCGACTGGACACTTGTAGGTCAGGTATATGATGGCAGTGAACCGGATTCATGGACATTGAAAAATTATTGGGCTCCTGAAGTTTATGAGATAGATAATAAGTATTATATGTTTTTTAGTGCAGACTGGAAGGTTAATCCAACTAATGAGCTGGAGAATTTTCGCATAGGTGTTGCAGTTTCAGATAGTCCAGCCGGTCCTTTTAAAGAGGTTTCCGATAAACCTTTGTTTGATCCGGGTTATCCAATAATTGATGCAAACATACTCAGACATGAAGGGAAGACATATCTTTATTATTCTCGCTGCTGCTATAAACACCCTGTAAAAAGTGAAGTGGCCGACTGGGCTCGGACAGTTGGTCTTTTCAATGAGGTTGAGGAGAGCTGGGTATATGGTGTTGAGATTTCTAATGACTTTACTACTGTAATTGGCGAACCAGTATTGTTGTTACAACCACCATATGAGATGAGCAATCCTCAGACAGAGTGGGAGAGTCGTTCCGTAACCAACGGTGAGGTTAATCGCAGATGGACTGAGGGTTCTTTTGCCTTTGAACATAAAGGGAAAATATATATGATGTACTCTGCCAACTACTTTGGAGGTGAACATTATGCAGTAGGATATGCTATATCGGACAATCCTCTTGGCCCTTTTGTTAAAGCGAAAGAAAATCCTGTACTTGAAAAAAACATCTCAAAAGGTGGTGAGGTTACCGGAACCGGTCATAATATGGTATTCCGTTCAAAAGATAATAGTAAAATGTACTGTGTATATCATGGTAGAACAGAAAAAACAGGCAGCGAGAGAGTGGTGTTTATAGATGAGATGTGGATTGATGAACTGGGGCGTCTAATTGTTGACGGACCTTCTACACATGAAAAAGAATTTTAA
- a CDS encoding pyridoxamine 5'-phosphate oxidase family protein has product MRTITLEEQEQIEGIIKKCKVCYVGMSDNEGIPYVLPMNFGFHENVIYLHSAQEGKSISILKNNPNVCVTFCTEPELVWQNEEVACSYRVRSESIICNGKVVFEEDYDEKVKALDIIMQQYSEREFKYSEPSVKNVKIWKVEIEDISAREYGVPGVKAIKYKDRVIF; this is encoded by the coding sequence ATGAGAACCATCACACTGGAAGAACAGGAGCAGATAGAAGGTATTATAAAAAAATGCAAAGTATGCTATGTTGGTATGTCCGATAATGAAGGGATACCATATGTACTGCCAATGAATTTCGGCTTTCACGAAAATGTCATATATCTGCACTCCGCACAGGAAGGGAAATCAATAAGTATACTTAAAAATAATCCTAACGTATGTGTAACCTTCTGTACTGAGCCGGAGCTTGTGTGGCAGAATGAAGAGGTGGCTTGCAGTTATCGCGTACGTTCAGAAAGTATAATTTGCAATGGTAAGGTCGTATTTGAAGAGGATTATGATGAAAAAGTAAAGGCCCTTGACATAATTATGCAACAGTATTCTGAAAGGGAGTTTAAATACTCCGAACCATCTGTTAAGAATGTTAAGATATGGAAGGTTGAGATTGAGGATATATCTGCAAGAGAGTATGGAGTACCCGGAGTAAAAGCAATAAAGTATAAGGACAGAGTAATATTTTAA
- the trxA gene encoding thioredoxin, which translates to MNKLTTIVISLFIVVSAYASEPIIKETAKPIELTKATFLEKVFDYEKNPDTWKYNGDKPAIVDFYATWCGPCRVTSPILKDLAAEYGGEVYIYKIDVDKEPELARMFGVRSIPTFLFIPMDEQPQMGMGALPKKSFKEVIDTFLLKESKKSSL; encoded by the coding sequence ATGAATAAACTTACAACAATAGTAATATCACTTTTTATTGTGGTATCCGCTTATGCATCAGAACCGATAATCAAAGAGACTGCAAAGCCTATTGAGCTTACAAAAGCCACATTTCTTGAGAAGGTTTTCGATTATGAAAAAAATCCTGATACATGGAAATACAATGGTGATAAACCTGCCATTGTTGACTTCTATGCTACATGGTGTGGTCCTTGCAGAGTTACATCTCCAATACTTAAGGATCTGGCTGCAGAGTATGGAGGAGAGGTCTATATTTATAAGATTGATGTAGATAAAGAGCCCGAACTGGCACGTATGTTCGGTGTTAGGAGCATACCCACTTTCCTTTTTATACCTATGGATGAACAACCACAAATGGGGATGGGCGCCCTTCCCAAAAAGTCTTTCAAGGAAGTTATAGACACTTTCCTGCTCAAGGAAAGTAAAAAGTCCAGCTTGTGA
- a CDS encoding TrmH family RNA methyltransferase, with protein sequence MITSLQNPAIKNIVKLSKSKERRDQQLFVIEGARELSLAIQSSYKIETVYVCREKFADTKYPNVLNSLHDNILFDISPAVFEKIAYRENSDGLVALARPKSHRLEDLKLSETPFIILLESVEKPGNLGAVLRTADAAAVDAVIVCDPQTDLYNPNVIRSGVGGLFTVQTAVCSSGEALEWLKRKKINIYAAELEAAEYYQNIDFRKSSAIVMGTEADGLTDFWINNATERIKIPMLGKIDSLNVSVSTAVITFEAKRQRGFK encoded by the coding sequence ATGATAACCAGTCTGCAAAATCCTGCAATTAAAAATATTGTAAAGCTATCCAAGAGTAAAGAGAGGCGCGATCAGCAACTTTTCGTCATAGAGGGAGCACGTGAGCTCTCTCTGGCAATTCAGAGCAGTTATAAGATCGAAACTGTGTATGTTTGTCGTGAGAAATTTGCAGATACGAAATACCCAAATGTTCTTAACTCTTTACATGATAACATTCTATTCGACATCTCACCTGCTGTTTTTGAAAAGATAGCCTACAGAGAAAATTCAGATGGACTGGTTGCACTAGCTCGACCGAAATCACATAGACTGGAAGATCTTAAACTTTCAGAAACTCCGTTTATTATACTGTTGGAGTCAGTAGAAAAACCGGGCAATCTGGGTGCTGTGCTTCGTACTGCAGATGCAGCGGCAGTAGATGCAGTTATTGTATGCGACCCTCAAACAGATCTTTATAATCCTAATGTCATTAGATCGGGGGTAGGTGGACTATTTACTGTTCAAACAGCTGTATGCTCTTCAGGAGAGGCTTTAGAATGGCTTAAGAGAAAAAAAATCAATATTTATGCAGCAGAACTTGAAGCTGCAGAGTATTATCAAAATATTGACTTCCGAAAATCATCAGCAATTGTGATGGGAACAGAGGCTGATGGGTTAACAGACTTCTGGATAAATAATGCAACAGAGCGAATCAAAATTCCAATGTTAGGAAAGATTGACTCGCTCAATGTTTCGGTTTCTACTGCCGTGATTACTTTCGAGGCTAAACGGCAAAGAGGCTTTAAATAA
- a CDS encoding alpha/beta hydrolase family protein produces MSKSFFLTISLLLITFAIYSQKKQLDHSVYDGWKSLSDITISNDGKIVSSLISPQEGDTALFIKNSVNKIALTFDRVRSYKLSTDGRWTVGLLKAPFADRRQARIDKKTKEEMPEDSLLIIDNLTFNTEKIPGVRSYKTAQDMIVNVAYTVALPKDTTNKKDAREKEVLILRNLLTQKEDTFRNAKEYVFNRFDTSFAVSIQPENKDTTDFARVELVEISKNIKKIISGEDVEYKSLTFDEAGEQIVYIATGDTSKTEQKIYDLRYYKSGLDSALVFADKSITGMPEHWIFNEYASPRFSKDGSRILIGAAPRKEPKDTTIVDFEMAELDIWHWKDPIIQPQQLAEKRRRERETFTGIIYTDNLNNFIPLADELRPYASVSDEGNGRYVLLTSNLPYLIESQWDLSPKYDVWVMDLTDNSLHEVAKALNGYTTLSPKGNYIYWWDEENRNWFAYNNSNKSLVNMTKDIPVNFWDEENDVPRPPRSYGIAAWGENDEYILVNDMFDIWKIDPDGVKKAVNITQNSGRNDSITFRYINTDPDKRFIEADDILLLSAFNNVSKESGYYTLKQKGRNPLQKRVMDGYTFSGQMKAKNADIFVYQKSNFNTSPDLYLTSDYWKKSEKLTDINPQMKDYNWGTAEMFSWTSYTGIPLQGIVYKPEDFDPEKKYPVIIYFYEKHSDDLYSYFPPAPSRSIINIPFFVSRGYIVFTPDIHYTVGQPGMDSYNAVVSGAEALAKNSWVDAENMAIQGQSWGGYQVAYIVTQTDMFKAAGAGAPVSNMTSAYGGIRWETGKSRQYQYEQTQSRLGATMNDSLHLYIKNSPVFYTENIKTPLLIMHNDKDGAVPWYQGIELFMSMRRLGKPVWLLQYNNEAHNLVNRRNSKDLSIRLQQFFDHYLKGDPAPIWIKRGLPATEKGKTWGYDIE; encoded by the coding sequence ATGAGTAAATCTTTCTTTCTGACAATTAGTCTACTGTTAATCACCTTTGCCATTTATTCTCAGAAAAAACAACTCGATCACTCAGTCTATGATGGATGGAAAAGTCTTTCCGATATCACCATAAGTAATGATGGCAAAATTGTCAGTTCATTAATTTCACCTCAGGAAGGTGACACTGCTCTCTTTATAAAGAATAGTGTTAATAAGATTGCTCTCACCTTCGATAGAGTCAGAAGTTATAAACTTTCGACAGATGGCAGGTGGACGGTTGGACTTCTTAAAGCTCCATTTGCTGATCGCCGCCAAGCCCGCATCGATAAAAAAACAAAGGAAGAGATGCCGGAAGACTCTCTTCTGATTATTGACAATCTAACATTTAATACTGAAAAGATCCCTGGTGTGAGGTCGTATAAAACCGCTCAGGATATGATTGTTAATGTTGCATACACAGTTGCTCTTCCTAAAGATACTACCAACAAAAAGGATGCCAGAGAAAAAGAAGTATTGATTCTCAGAAATCTGCTGACTCAAAAGGAGGATACTTTCAGAAATGCAAAAGAGTATGTCTTCAATAGGTTCGACACCAGCTTTGCTGTATCAATTCAGCCGGAAAATAAGGACACAACTGATTTTGCTCGTGTTGAACTTGTCGAAATTAGTAAGAATATAAAAAAGATTATTTCGGGTGAAGATGTAGAATATAAATCATTGACTTTTGATGAAGCGGGTGAACAAATTGTATATATCGCTACAGGTGATACTTCTAAAACTGAACAAAAGATATACGATCTGAGGTATTATAAATCCGGCCTTGACTCTGCGCTAGTTTTTGCTGATAAATCAATCACCGGAATGCCTGAACACTGGATATTCAATGAATATGCATCACCCCGCTTTAGTAAGGATGGCAGTCGTATTCTGATTGGAGCAGCTCCAAGGAAAGAGCCTAAGGATACTACCATAGTAGATTTTGAAATGGCTGAACTGGATATCTGGCACTGGAAGGATCCGATTATACAACCACAGCAGCTTGCTGAAAAAAGAAGAAGAGAAAGAGAAACCTTTACAGGAATAATTTATACAGATAATTTGAATAACTTCATACCCCTGGCAGATGAATTGAGGCCTTATGCATCAGTTTCTGATGAGGGTAATGGGCGATATGTCCTTCTCACATCTAACCTGCCATATTTGATTGAGAGTCAGTGGGACCTTTCGCCCAAGTATGATGTCTGGGTTATGGATTTAACTGACAATAGCCTGCATGAGGTTGCAAAAGCACTGAATGGCTACACTACCCTTTCTCCTAAGGGAAATTATATCTACTGGTGGGATGAAGAGAATAGGAACTGGTTTGCATATAACAACAGTAATAAGTCACTGGTAAATATGACAAAGGATATTCCGGTCAATTTCTGGGATGAAGAGAATGATGTTCCGCGACCACCAAGATCTTATGGTATAGCTGCCTGGGGAGAAAACGACGAATATATTCTTGTTAATGACATGTTTGACATATGGAAAATTGATCCTGATGGTGTAAAAAAAGCTGTTAACATAACACAGAATAGTGGTCGCAACGACTCCATAACATTCAGATATATAAACACTGATCCTGATAAACGTTTTATAGAGGCTGATGATATTTTACTACTTTCAGCTTTTAACAATGTTAGTAAAGAGTCCGGATATTACACTCTCAAACAGAAAGGACGCAATCCTCTCCAGAAAAGAGTTATGGATGGCTACACATTTTCAGGACAGATGAAAGCTAAAAATGCAGATATATTTGTATATCAGAAAAGCAATTTCAATACATCACCTGACCTCTATTTAACTAGCGACTACTGGAAGAAATCGGAAAAACTGACCGATATCAATCCTCAGATGAAGGATTATAACTGGGGTACAGCTGAAATGTTTTCATGGACATCATATACAGGTATTCCTCTGCAGGGTATTGTATATAAACCAGAGGATTTTGATCCTGAAAAAAAATATCCTGTGATTATATATTTTTATGAGAAACATTCTGATGATCTCTATTCATACTTTCCACCTGCACCCAGTCGCTCTATCATAAACATTCCTTTTTTCGTGAGTCGTGGCTATATTGTGTTCACACCCGACATACATTATACAGTTGGACAACCGGGTATGGACTCATATAATGCAGTTGTTTCGGGAGCAGAAGCACTTGCAAAAAATAGCTGGGTGGATGCAGAAAACATGGCAATTCAGGGACAAAGCTGGGGTGGATATCAGGTGGCTTATATAGTTACTCAGACTGATATGTTTAAAGCTGCAGGAGCAGGTGCACCTGTATCAAATATGACAAGTGCTTATGGTGGTATCCGATGGGAAACAGGTAAGAGCAGGCAATATCAGTATGAACAGACACAGTCACGTTTAGGTGCAACGATGAACGACTCACTACATCTCTATATAAAGAATTCACCTGTATTTTACACAGAGAATATAAAAACACCACTATTAATTATGCATAACGACAAGGATGGGGCAGTTCCCTGGTATCAGGGTATTGAGCTGTTTATGTCGATGCGTCGCCTTGGTAAACCGGTATGGTTGCTTCAGTATAATAACGAAGCACATAATCTGGTAAATCGCAGGAATAGCAAAGATCTGTCAATTCGTTTACAGCAATTCTTTGATCATTACCTTAAAGGGGATCCTGCACCTATTTGGATAAAAAGAGGATTGCCTGCTACAGAGAAAGGTAAAACCTGGGGATATGATATAGAATAG
- a CDS encoding heavy metal translocating P-type ATPase — translation MIYNNRYKIELKGKELPPKSSIENIKGITSVEYNKRDHTVSVTIDEKLEDDAAEILQNVVSEIRNSGGEVVTEKISQPVLNMTCAACASSTQNILSFVPGVITVSVNYGNGKGNIEFLPGIAAPSDMKSSLQEIGYDLLIDEEESSFENVEHIKREKYKKLRLHTIWAIILAIPLTIIGMFFMDIPFANEIMLLLSTPILFIFGRRFFIGALKQACHGSANMDTLVALSTGIAYLFSLFNMIYPQFWEMRGLEAHVYFEAAGVIVAFILLGKLMEARATGSTSDAIKKLMGLQPSTVVVFRDGEPVEIAVADVAIDDIVLVKPGDKIAVDGEVLEGNSFVDESMISGEPIHVEKKPGEKVFAGTINQKGSFRFKAKKVGKDTLLAQIIKTVDEAQGSKAPVQGLVDKIAGIFVPVVIGIALLSFLIWLIFGGEEGFVYGLMAMVTVLVIACPCALGLATPTAIMVAIGKGANEGILIKDAESLEMAREIDIVVLDKTGTITEGKPQVTSITWSGNSLPIHQDILYSIEHQSEHPLADAITKELSDSSTLLENVSVEQVSGKGIEGTYEDKTYYIGNEQYISSKGISISQELQEKIEEELNAAHTISIIADEKEAYGVVGITDKLKSTSKEAISTLKSMGIDVAIYTGDNEKVAAALAGELGIKNFKGGVLPEEKADLVKALQQQGRKVAMVGDGINDSGALAQSDVSIAMGAGSDIAMDVAKMTIISSDLNKIPKAIHLSHATVRTIRQNLFWAFIYNVIGIPVAAGVLYPLTGFMLNPMIAGAAMALSSVSVVTNSLRLKTKKI, via the coding sequence ATGATATACAACAATAGGTACAAAATAGAATTAAAAGGCAAGGAATTGCCGCCTAAAAGTTCAATTGAAAATATAAAAGGGATCACTTCAGTAGAATATAATAAAAGGGATCATACTGTCTCTGTTACAATTGATGAGAAACTTGAAGATGATGCTGCTGAGATACTGCAAAATGTAGTTTCGGAAATACGTAACTCAGGAGGTGAGGTGGTAACAGAAAAAATTTCTCAGCCAGTGCTGAATATGACCTGTGCTGCTTGTGCATCAAGTACACAGAATATTTTATCATTTGTTCCGGGTGTTATAACCGTTTCTGTGAATTACGGAAACGGTAAAGGGAATATTGAATTCCTTCCCGGAATTGCAGCACCTTCTGATATGAAGAGTTCACTTCAGGAGATAGGTTATGATCTACTTATTGATGAAGAGGAGTCATCATTTGAAAATGTTGAGCATATTAAAAGGGAGAAATATAAAAAACTGCGACTTCACACAATCTGGGCAATAATACTTGCAATACCACTTACAATAATTGGGATGTTCTTTATGGATATTCCATTCGCCAATGAGATTATGCTGCTCTTGTCAACTCCCATACTTTTCATTTTCGGGAGAAGATTCTTTATAGGTGCATTGAAACAGGCCTGTCATGGTTCTGCTAACATGGATACACTTGTAGCCCTGAGTACAGGTATCGCATACCTGTTTAGTCTTTTCAACATGATTTATCCCCAATTTTGGGAAATGAGAGGTCTGGAAGCCCATGTTTACTTTGAAGCTGCCGGAGTTATTGTTGCATTTATCCTGCTTGGGAAACTGATGGAGGCCAGAGCCACGGGAAGCACCTCCGATGCAATTAAAAAACTGATGGGATTGCAACCCTCAACCGTTGTTGTATTTCGTGATGGAGAACCTGTAGAGATTGCAGTAGCAGATGTTGCAATTGATGATATAGTACTTGTTAAACCAGGTGATAAAATAGCTGTTGATGGTGAGGTGCTGGAGGGTAACTCTTTCGTAGATGAAAGCATGATTTCCGGTGAACCGATTCATGTAGAAAAGAAACCGGGCGAAAAGGTTTTTGCAGGTACTATCAATCAGAAAGGCAGTTTCCGGTTTAAAGCAAAAAAAGTGGGTAAGGATACACTTCTTGCGCAAATTATTAAAACAGTTGACGAGGCGCAGGGGAGCAAGGCACCTGTTCAGGGACTGGTCGACAAGATAGCCGGAATATTTGTACCCGTGGTTATTGGCATAGCTCTGCTCAGTTTCCTTATATGGTTGATTTTTGGAGGTGAAGAGGGATTTGTGTACGGACTAATGGCAATGGTTACTGTGCTGGTAATTGCCTGTCCATGTGCTTTGGGATTGGCAACACCAACTGCTATTATGGTTGCAATTGGTAAAGGGGCCAACGAGGGAATCCTGATCAAAGATGCTGAAAGTCTGGAGATGGCCAGGGAAATTGACATTGTCGTACTTGATAAAACAGGAACAATTACCGAAGGTAAACCTCAGGTAACCTCAATTACATGGAGTGGAAACTCTCTCCCAATTCACCAGGATATCCTATATAGTATAGAACATCAGTCGGAACACCCCCTGGCAGACGCCATAACAAAAGAACTCAGTGATAGCAGCACGCTTTTAGAGAATGTGTCGGTAGAGCAGGTAAGTGGTAAAGGGATAGAGGGTACCTATGAAGATAAAACATACTATATTGGTAATGAGCAGTATATCTCTTCTAAAGGGATTAGTATATCTCAGGAGTTGCAGGAAAAAATTGAAGAGGAACTTAATGCGGCTCATACGATTTCCATTATTGCTGATGAGAAAGAGGCTTATGGAGTGGTTGGAATAACTGATAAACTTAAATCGACTTCTAAAGAGGCAATAAGTACACTAAAGAGTATGGGTATAGATGTTGCAATTTATACCGGCGATAATGAGAAAGTGGCAGCCGCACTTGCAGGAGAGCTTGGGATAAAAAATTTTAAAGGTGGAGTCTTGCCTGAGGAAAAGGCCGACTTAGTAAAAGCCTTACAGCAACAGGGCAGGAAGGTTGCAATGGTAGGTGATGGTATCAATGATAGTGGAGCACTTGCTCAGTCTGATGTAAGTATTGCAATGGGTGCAGGGAGTGACATTGCTATGGATGTGGCAAAAATGACTATAATCTCATCCGACCTGAATAAGATTCCCAAGGCTATACATCTTTCACATGCAACAGTTAGAACAATACGTCAAAATCTCTTCTGGGCATTTATATACAACGTTATTGGCATCCCTGTTGCAGCGGGTGTGCTATATCCGCTTACCGGATTTATGCTTAATCCGATGATTGCCGGTGCCGCTATGGCTCTCAGCTCCGTGAGTGTTGTTACAAACAGTCTCAGATTAAAAACCAAAAAGATTTGA